In Amphiura filiformis chromosome 2, Afil_fr2py, whole genome shotgun sequence, one DNA window encodes the following:
- the LOC140142381 gene encoding sodium-coupled monocarboxylate transporter 2-like has translation MRLHGSTESGSAVAFGCVGVMLIFLLVCIAGVTMYAYYEGCDPLTLGLVQKPDQMIVYYILDLFRNTPGIPGLFVASVFSATLSTVSSGVNALAAVTVQDIIRPHFRSIPDLRMTTLAKVIAFSFGLLAVLISYIISLLGSSLLKFVFNFFALFGGPLLGLFCLGMFLPWSNSKGAVFGYCFAILFTSTIIIGNIIHPDTTVTNKLSLSAELCQEHTQNVTSTVVTTAAAALNISTSTIDTKRSVASQVFGVSYAWYTCIGCLATVVVGLLVSFITGANNPQDLNPKTFMSVADAMYCCCPMTCKTCCRCGVPLNQQRDKKQAVLLIMKKSEMLSVCVQEPAMRLIWIATYE, from the exons ATGCGATTACATGGATCAACAGAATCCGGGAG TGCCGTTGCCTTTGGTTGTGTTGGCGTGATGCTGATATTCTTATTAGTGTGTATTGCCGGTGTCACTATGTACGCTTACTATGAAGGTTGTGATCCGTTAACTCTGGGACTCGTTCAGAAGCCAGATCAG ATGATAGTTTACTACATCTTGGATTTGTTTCGTAACACACCAGGTATTCCAGGTCTTTTCGTCGCGAGTGTGTTCAGTGCTACGCTGAG TACGGTTTCTTCCGGTGTGAATGCGCTTGCAGCAGTTACTGTACAGGACATAATACGCCCACACTTCAGAAGCATACCTGATCTGCGCATGACAACACTGGCAAAAGTAATCG CATTTAGTTTTGGACTACTTGCAGTTTTAATTTCCTACATTATATCACTGCTTGGATCTAGCTTGTTAAAG TTTGTTTTCAACTTTTTTGCTCTATTTGGTGGACCTCTCCTTGGCCTGTTTTGTCTTGGAATGTTTCTCCCTTGGAGTAATTCTAAG GGAGCAGTGTTTGGATATTGTTTTGCGATTCTCTTCACAAGCACAATTATCATTGGTAACATCATACACCCAGATACAACAGTTACAAATAAGCTGTCACTGTCTGCAGAGTTGTGTCAGGAACACACTCAAAATGTCACTTCCACTGTGGTCACTACAGCAGCAGCAGCTCTGAATATCTCTACTAGTACTATAGATACAAAAAG ATCTGTTGCGAGTCAAGTGTTCGGCGTTTCTTACGCCTGGTATACATGTATTGGTTGTTTAGCCACTGTTGTTGTTGGTCTACTAGTAAGCTTCATCACag GTGCCAACAATCCTCAAGATTTGAACCCAAAGACATTTATGTCTGTAGCCGACGCAATGTACTGCTGTTGCCCAATGACTTGCAAAACATGTTGCCGATGCGGGGTACCTTTAAATCAACAACGTGATAAAAAG